Proteins found in one Tumebacillus sp. BK434 genomic segment:
- a CDS encoding DEAD/DEAH box helicase yields the protein MATFQELNIREDIMKSLEEMGFEQATPIQTETIPIALEGHDVIGQAQTGTGKTAAFVIPTLSRIDMNKRAIQVLVMAPTRELAIQVSDETSRLGKYSRVNVLPVYGGQPIDRQIKALKRSPQMIIGTPGRLLDHIRRKTINLSEVAVVILDEADEMLDMGFLEDIESILAEIPTERQTLLFSATMPDPIRRLAERFMHSPKVVKIQPQGVTAPKIAQIYYEVAEKNKVDALTRLLDVESPELGVIFCRTKKGVDELQRVLQSRGYLAAGLHGDMTQRERDQVMHQFRQSSIDLLIATDVAARGLDVEGVTHVFNYDIPQDVDSYVHRIGRTGRAGREGKALTLITPREFKLLRMIETAIGKRIHKSLLPTLMELKERQQARIMEKLLGEIDETGSQFEELASELLAQHNSVAVLAAALKIIGDDLVGDQELSSIDMSLSEVIDFSKRFREQRTNNTGGGYGNRGGGYGERRGGGGGYRGGDRRQGGGGYKKGPGGGGGGYSKDRRASGGGYGQGGGNGEKRSGGYGEKRSGGYGNREGGGYGNREGGGYGNREGGGYGNREGGREGGGGGGRRRTHF from the coding sequence ATGGCAACATTTCAAGAGCTGAATATACGGGAAGATATCATGAAGTCCCTCGAAGAGATGGGGTTTGAACAAGCGACCCCGATCCAAACGGAAACGATTCCGATCGCCCTCGAAGGTCATGACGTGATCGGTCAGGCACAGACGGGCACGGGCAAAACCGCGGCATTCGTCATCCCGACTTTGTCGCGCATCGATATGAATAAACGCGCAATTCAAGTGCTGGTCATGGCTCCGACCCGCGAGCTGGCGATCCAAGTCTCCGATGAGACCTCCCGCCTCGGCAAATACTCGCGCGTGAACGTGCTGCCGGTCTACGGCGGCCAACCGATCGACCGGCAGATCAAAGCGCTGAAGCGCAGCCCGCAGATGATCATCGGCACCCCGGGCCGTCTGCTCGACCACATCCGCCGCAAGACGATCAACCTGAGCGAAGTGGCGGTCGTCATCTTGGATGAAGCGGATGAGATGCTCGACATGGGCTTCCTCGAGGACATCGAATCGATCCTCGCGGAGATCCCGACCGAGCGCCAGACCCTGCTCTTCTCGGCGACGATGCCGGACCCGATTCGCCGTCTGGCGGAGCGTTTCATGCACAGCCCGAAAGTTGTGAAGATCCAGCCGCAGGGCGTGACCGCGCCGAAGATCGCACAGATCTACTATGAAGTGGCGGAGAAAAACAAAGTTGACGCGCTGACCCGTCTGCTCGATGTGGAGTCCCCGGAGCTCGGCGTCATCTTCTGCCGCACCAAAAAAGGCGTTGACGAACTGCAGCGCGTCCTGCAAAGCCGCGGCTACCTCGCAGCCGGTCTGCATGGCGACATGACCCAGCGTGAACGCGACCAAGTCATGCACCAGTTCCGTCAGAGCTCCATCGACCTCCTGATCGCAACAGACGTTGCGGCGCGCGGTCTGGACGTCGAAGGCGTCACCCACGTCTTCAACTACGACATCCCGCAGGACGTCGACTCCTACGTGCACCGCATCGGTCGTACCGGCCGCGCCGGCCGCGAAGGTAAGGCGCTGACGCTGATCACCCCGCGCGAGTTCAAGCTCCTGCGCATGATCGAGACGGCGATCGGCAAGCGCATCCACAAGTCGCTGTTGCCGACCTTGATGGAGCTGAAAGAGCGCCAGCAGGCGCGGATCATGGAGAAGCTGCTCGGCGAAATCGACGAGACCGGCTCGCAATTCGAAGAGCTGGCATCCGAACTGCTCGCGCAGCACAACTCCGTCGCGGTGCTGGCAGCCGCGCTGAAGATCATCGGCGACGACCTCGTCGGCGATCAGGAGCTGTCCTCGATCGACATGAGCTTGTCTGAAGTCATCGACTTCTCCAAGCGCTTCCGTGAACAGCGCACCAACAACACGGGCGGCGGCTACGGCAACCGCGGTGGCGGCTATGGCGAGCGTCGCGGTGGCGGCGGTGGCTACCGTGGCGGTGATCGTCGCCAAGGCGGCGGCGGTTACAAAAAAGGCCCGGGTGGCGGTGGCGGCGGCTACAGCAAAGATCGCCGTGCATCGGGCGGCGGGTACGGCCAAGGCGGCGGCAATGGTGAGAAGCGCAGCGGCGGTTACGGCGAAAAGCGCAGCGGTGGCTATGGCAACCGTGAAGGTGGCGGCTATGGCAACCGTGAAGGCGGCGGCTATGGCAACCGCGAAGGCGGCGGCTATGGCAACCGTGAAGGCGGCCGTGAAGGTGGCGGTGGCGGCGGACGTCGCCGCACCCACTTCTAA
- a CDS encoding spore coat protein, protein MQHLPTNSQEHIMMAQQKGNLPRVKGPEMNDRDRLNDVLATEKYITQGYNTSLNEFSHRELYDTVKRLLNNTHDAQRAAFEQMFNLGWYKLPQQPLDTVALAYNQFSNYKGQFPYQQ, encoded by the coding sequence ATGCAACATTTGCCGACCAATAGCCAGGAACACATCATGATGGCCCAGCAAAAAGGCAACCTGCCGCGTGTGAAAGGGCCGGAGATGAACGACCGCGACCGGCTGAACGACGTGCTGGCCACCGAAAAATACATCACCCAAGGCTACAACACGTCACTCAATGAATTCTCCCACCGCGAGCTGTACGACACGGTGAAACGGCTGCTCAACAACACGCATGACGCACAGCGTGCCGCCTTTGAGCAGATGTTCAACCTTGGCTGGTACAAACTGCCGCAGCAGCCGCTCGACACCGTAGCGCTCGCCTACAACCAGTTCAGCAACTACAAAGGGCAGTTCCCCTACCAACAATAA
- a CDS encoding glycerophosphodiester phosphodiesterase has translation MPKQKQKPLNLAHRGASGHAPENTLAAFRLARELGADGLEFDVQVTKDGVPVVIHDEALVRTTGAKGYVFDHTFEEIRRLDAGSWYGEAFRGERIPSLEEVLAEFGDLVLNAELKNSHFDMPELEAKAIGLIRQYGLEQRVILSSFHHMSMQQLHRAAPELKTALLYDCVLVDAVGYAKRLGASALHPFFGTVKPELIAEAHAAGLMVNVWTVNDETQMRLCAEAGVDAIITNYPDRLRMVLNSVLD, from the coding sequence ATGCCCAAACAGAAGCAGAAGCCGTTAAATCTCGCCCATCGGGGCGCATCGGGCCACGCGCCGGAAAATACGCTGGCTGCGTTCCGTCTCGCCCGCGAGCTCGGCGCGGACGGTTTGGAATTTGACGTGCAGGTGACGAAAGACGGAGTGCCGGTCGTCATCCATGATGAAGCGCTGGTGCGGACGACCGGTGCGAAAGGCTATGTGTTCGACCATACCTTCGAGGAGATCAGGCGTCTCGATGCCGGCTCCTGGTACGGCGAAGCGTTTCGGGGCGAGAGGATCCCGTCGCTGGAAGAAGTTTTGGCGGAGTTCGGCGATCTCGTGCTCAACGCGGAGCTGAAAAATTCGCACTTTGACATGCCGGAACTGGAAGCGAAAGCGATCGGGCTGATTCGCCAATACGGGCTGGAGCAGCGGGTGATCCTCTCGTCGTTTCACCACATGTCTATGCAGCAGTTGCATCGGGCGGCACCCGAGCTCAAAACCGCGCTGCTCTACGACTGCGTGCTGGTCGATGCGGTCGGCTATGCGAAGCGGCTCGGCGCGTCCGCCCTGCACCCGTTTTTCGGGACGGTGAAGCCGGAGTTGATTGCCGAGGCGCATGCGGCCGGGCTGATGGTGAACGTGTGGACGGTGAACGATGAAACGCAAATGCGGCTCTGTGCCGAAGCGGGTGTGGACGCGATCATCACCAACTATCCGGATCGACTGCGGATGGTTTTGAACTCGGTGTTGGATTGA
- a CDS encoding GntR family transcriptional regulator has translation MSFPITRKNGIPLYIQVKDAVLAEIKRGEWKAGDKLPTERELSEKLQVSRNTVSQAYQELEAEGILSSVQGRGTFVCDRDNAVRLENRKELLLKIIDIAMEEGLQLGFSLEEFVQLTDVRAKEKIDFLRHVRVAFIECNREQVEYFAKRLQGDSGVSITPIVLDELRQEFDRYEPIVAASDLVITTFFHYDEVKDLLGVRKNVLAIALDPQIETIVRIARIPAGRKIGLVCKSDNFAGKVLLALKNAGIDNLDIEVFAGLLTAEPVSEIVSRLDVVICSPGRRREVEQYAHRRQEIIEFVYKPDVASINLLRAALIDLRRQ, from the coding sequence ATGTCTTTTCCGATCACCCGGAAAAACGGGATTCCGCTGTACATTCAGGTCAAAGATGCCGTTCTGGCCGAGATCAAGCGCGGAGAGTGGAAAGCCGGTGACAAGCTGCCGACGGAGCGCGAATTGTCCGAAAAGCTGCAAGTCAGCCGCAATACGGTATCACAGGCTTACCAGGAACTTGAAGCGGAAGGCATTTTGTCATCCGTCCAAGGGCGTGGTACTTTTGTATGTGACCGCGACAACGCCGTCCGCTTGGAAAACCGCAAAGAACTGCTCCTGAAGATCATCGACATCGCGATGGAGGAAGGGCTGCAGCTCGGGTTTTCGCTCGAAGAGTTCGTGCAGCTGACCGATGTGCGGGCGAAGGAAAAGATCGACTTTTTGCGTCATGTGCGGGTCGCGTTCATCGAATGCAACCGTGAGCAGGTCGAATATTTTGCCAAACGGCTCCAAGGCGACTCCGGCGTGTCGATCACACCGATCGTTTTGGATGAGCTGCGGCAGGAATTTGACCGCTACGAACCAATCGTAGCCGCCTCCGACCTTGTCATTACCACATTCTTTCATTATGATGAAGTTAAAGATTTGCTCGGAGTGCGTAAAAACGTGCTCGCCATCGCGCTCGATCCGCAGATCGAGACGATCGTCCGCATCGCCCGCATCCCTGCGGGCAGAAAAATTGGTCTGGTGTGTAAATCTGACAATTTTGCGGGCAAAGTATTACTGGCGCTCAAAAACGCGGGGATCGACAACCTGGACATCGAGGTGTTCGCCGGTCTGTTGACCGCAGAGCCCGTTTCGGAGATCGTATCAAGGCTTGATGTCGTGATCTGTTCGCCGGGACGGCGCCGCGAAGTGGAGCAGTATGCGCACAGGCGCCAGGAGATCATCGAGTTTGTTTACAAGCCGGATGTAGCATCGATCAATTTGTTGCGCGCCGCTTTAATAGATTTACGACGCCAATAG